The Persephonella sp. KM09-Lau-8 nucleotide sequence GTGTTCCTACAATAACAACATCCTTTCCTTTTTCAAGGAAATCTATCTGATGTTTTATTGATTTTCCACCGTAAACGGCAAGTGCAAACAGTTTTCTGTTTCTTCCGATATCTTTAATCTCCTTGACAACCTGAATTGCCAGTTCCCTTGTTGGAACCAGAACAAGTGCCTGAATTTTTCTTGCTTTTGGGTCGACCTTTTCAACAATTGGAATGCCAAAAGCTGCTGTTTTTCCTGTTCCTGTCTGCGCCTGCGCAATAAGATCTTTGCCTTCCATTACAACTGGAATGGCTTTCTCCTGAATTTCTGTAGGCTTTTTGTAGCCCATTTTCTCAATTGATTTGAGTGTTGTCTGGGATATTGGTAATTCCCTAAAAGTTGTGTCTGACATGTTTCCTCCTGAAATTTGAAAAGAAAGAAAGATTTACCTTTTGACCCTTTGATTTTAAGAGATTTTCCTGAAATCTCCCTTTCTTTTATTTTTATTTGTGCCTATTAGTATATACCAATTATTCATAAAAACAAGTAGAATTATTCTTAAGGGAAAAATATGGAGGTCAGTTAAACTGAAGGTAAATATTGGTCTTATCCAGATGAGCTGCACAGATGATATTAATGAAAATTTTGAAAAAGCTATCTGCTATATAAAGGAAGCTGCAAAAAGTGGTGCAAATCTGGTGGTTACACAGGAGTTGTTTAAATCAAAATATTTCTGTCAGGTTGAGGACTGGGATTTTTTTAAACTTGCTGAGGAAATCAATTCCCAATCAGACACTATAAAAAGGCTTTCTCAGGTTGCTAAGGATAATGATATTGTTATTGTTGCAAGTCTGTTTGAAAAAAGAGATAAAGGCCTTTATCACAATACAGCTGTTGTTATAGATGCAGATGGAAGTTTTCTTGGAAAATACAGAAAAATGCATATTCCGGATGACCCTCATTTTTATGAAAAGTTTTATTTCACTCCCGGGGATTTGGGATACAAGGTTTTCCAGACAAAATACTGTAATGTAGGAACCCTTATTTGCTGGGATCAGTGGTTTCCTGAGGCTGCAAGGCTGACAGCAATGCAAGGGGCAGATATTATTGTCTATCCAACTGCTATAGGCTGGCTTCCTGAGGAAAAAGAGGAATACGGAGAAAGCCAGTATAATGCATGGGAGACTGTTCAGAAAGGTCATGCAGTTGCAAACGGCTGCTATGTAGCAGCTGTAAACAGAGTTGGGTTTGAACAATCCCCAGACGGAAATAGTGGAATAGAATTCTGGGGACAAAGTTTTATTGCTAACCCTTACGGTCAGATAATCAAAAAGGCTTCAACTGATAAGGAAGAGATACTAATCTGTGAAATTGATACAGATATTCTTGATGAGCATAGAACTGTATGGCCATTTTTCAGAGATAGGAGAATAGACAGCTATCAGGATATTACAAAAAGATGGCTTAGGGATTAAAACTTAATTTCCATAAAGTCTTTGCCTATCAGAATATTTTGGTAGCCTTTTTCCTGTATTTTTTTGATGTAAGGTTTCATATCCTTGTATCTTCTGCTGAAATGGGTAAGAATAATCTGCTTACATTCAAGTTGCGGATATATTTCCAAAATATACTCAAGGGTCAGATGTCCATACTCCCTTGCTTTATCTTCCTCATCAATATAAGTCGCCTCAATAACTAAAATATCGCTGCCTTTTGCCAGCTTTATAATATTGTCTGTTTTATATGTATCAGGGATATATGTAAATTTGAATCCTTTTTCTTCATAAGTTATTTCTTCTTTTGTGATAACCTGTCCATCCCTGATTATTTTTCCTTCATTTTTAAGCTGGATAAAATCTCTATCTGTTAAGTTAAGTTCTTCAATTTTTTCTTTTATGAATTTTCTTTTTGGTTTTTCCTCAAAGGAAAACCCTATACAATCAACAACATGATTAAGTCCTATTGATTTGACAGTATATTCTTTATTTTCAAATATTGTGAAAATCTCATCCTGAGGCTCAAACTCATGGATATTAATATCTATATCAGGTGCATATATAACACCATTTAACACGCAACCCAGAACCTTCTGAAGTCCATGTATAGAATAAATATCCACTCTTGGTTTATCATGCATATCCAGTGTTTCCAATAAACCGGGAAGACCAAGGGTATGGTCGGTATGCAGATGGGAAATAAAAATTTTATCCACCTGGTAGATACTCAGACCAGCCTTCATTATTTGACGCTGGGTTCCCTCTCCACAATCGAACAAAAAGCCTTCCCCTTTATATTTCATATAAATACCACTGTTATTTCTATCCACCGTTGGCATCGCAGAGGAAGTTCCAAGTAAGACAATCTTACCTTTCATTTATACTCTCCAGAATTTTTTCAGGTATGTAATTTCTGTTTGTGTAATCAATTTCTATTATCTGGGCATCCGGCAGGGATTTAATCCATCTAATAACAGGATGAACATTTTTTATGGGAATTGTGGCTATTATGGTTTTATTCTTATCCTCAAAAAGTTGTTTTATTAGCTGGGCAAATTTTGGAGAAAATAGCTCCATTTTTCCAATCTCATCAATAAGTATAATTTTGTTTTCTTTAAGGGCTTTTTCTAAGACCGGTATGGCAATACTTTCAAATTCTTTTATATTGACCCCGTATTTGCCAACTTTGTATCTGGAAGCTAAGCCTTTTAGTGCAAGAATACCTTCTTTCCCATCCAGAGTTTTAATAACAAAACCTTTTCTATGGCCGGTTTTATCTCTTATTTCCTCTGTATAAAATCCAACAGCTTTATCCTTTAAATAACTTGTTAGTTTTTTTATAACTGTTGTTTTTCCTATTCCCGGTTTTCCTGTAATTAATATTTTCATACCCCCTGTACCCTGTAAACCATTAAGAAATAAACAAAGTATATCAAAGCATTAAACACAAAAGCCCTTAAAAATGCATCTTTGAATTTTTCCTTCTGGAAAGAAACAAAATAAACGGTTATAGCAATAAGCTGGAGTATAAAAGAAAACAACACTTTCAAGTCAATTATTATTCCGTTTGAAGAGAAAAATACTGGATTTTCAATTGGGAAATACTTAAAAACATAAAATCCTATTAGATAGCCAGCAATCCATATTGCAAAGACCGTAAAGGAAATCCTTTTCATCAGGTTATTGTAAAATATATCCTCTAACAATTTCAAAGGGGGTTTTATGGAAAAATACAGAGTTCCTGCAGAATGGGAAAGACACTATGGAACAATTACCACATACCCGCAGGCTTATGAAACATTTTTTGATAGACTGGAAAATGCAAAAAATACCTTTGTTCAGATGATTAAGCTAATAGCAGAAGGAGAAAAAGTTTTTATAAATGTTAATGACGAAAATACCAGAGAAGAACTTGAAAATAAACTAAAAAAGGCAGATGCAAACCAGAAAAATATCCAGATATTTATAAATCCCACTAACGATGCATGGTGCAGAGATTACTGTCCTATTTTTGTTAAAAACAGTCAGATAAAGGCTCTAAAATTCAGATTTAATGCATGGGGGAATAAGTATCCATACCAGCTTGATGATAAAGCAGGCAGAAAAATAACAGAGTTCCTAAGAATAGATAGAATAGATATTGATATGGTTCTGGAAGGCGGCTCAATCGATATAAACGGTAAAGGTTGCTTAATAACTACAGAAAGTTGTCTGCTAAATCCAAACAGAAATCCTGATATGAGTAAAGAAGAGATAGAAAAAGCGCTAAAAAAATATCTTGGTGTTGAAAAAATACTGTGGCTTGGTGAAGGAATTGTTGGAGATGATACAGATGGCCATGTGGATGATATAACCAGATTTGTAAAGGAAGATACAATCTTGACAGCAATAGAAAGGGATAAATCTGACCCAAATTATGAACCTCTGATGGAAAATTTCAACCGTCTAAAAAGTTTTACAGATACCTCAGGAAAACCGTTCAGGATAATTACTCTTCCTATGCCTGACCCTGTCTATTACAGATATCCACACAAAGATGAGGAGGAAAGACTTCCAGCTTCTTACGCAAATTTCTATATAACAAATAAATATGTGATTGTGCCAGTGTATAACTGTAAACAGGATGAGGTTGCTCTTGATATTATTCAAAAGATTTTTCCTGATAGAAAGGTTGTTGGACTTTATGCCTATGATATAGTGGTTGGACTTGGAGCATTCCATTGTTTAACAATGCAGGTGCCGGCATGATTAACAAAAATTTTAAAACTTATGACCTTGAGGAATTTTTACAGAAGTTAAAAGGCTCTCTTGAGGAAAATGGCTTTAGTGTTATAAAAATCATAGATATGATGGAGAAGAAAGGTAGTTTTCCAAAGGTTTTAGCAATGGAAGTAATAAAAGGAGAGCAGTATTTCAGAATAGGTATTGTGATGGACAAAAATGGGATAACAATAACAATTCCCATCAAAGATAAAAAACTAAAACAGGCATTAAAAGATATTATTGAGACTCTTTTGGTTTAAAAAATCTACCATCCACCCATCCTTCGTAAATATCACCACCAGATTTATAAATAATTTTTTTCCAGTATCTACCTTTCTGGTCTATAACCCTCACAATAGCACCTTTTCTAACAATAGCTATAACTTTGGACTTGATATCTGGTTTTTCTCTCATTCTGGTAAATTCCTGTGCTATAAGTAAAAGATCAGAGGAATTTTTTGTGGAAACTGTTGTTTTTTTTGCAGATTTTGGTGTGTTTTCAGAAGTTTTTTTAGTAAGGGTGTTTTCTTTTTCTGCTTTTTTTATAATCTCTTTTATGATGTCCTGTTGAGGTTGAATCTTTTTTTCTGGGACTATTTTGGGTTGATTTTTATAATGAGCAAACTGTCTGGAAATAGGATCAAGCAGAAGTTCCTTTGCAAGATATGCATCAATCAAGGCTACAGTGATTATAAATAGTATAAGAAGTATCTTTTTCAACTTTCTCCCCCCGTTTATGTTTAAAGTAATCGGTTAGTATTTTTGAACATCTTTCGTCAAATATATACTTATACTCAACCTTAAATGTTATATTATTATAATCTAAAATTCTAAAGTTGCTTAAAATAGCCCCCATTTTTTGATTAAGGGAGCAAAAAATAACTTCACTGATACGTGCCTGCATTATTGCCCCTGTGCACATAACACAGGGTTCGTTGGTTACAATCAAGGTTGCACCATCTAAACGCCAGTTATTTATATTTTTACAGGCATCCTGAATGGCAACTATTTCTGCATGTAGCAAAGCATTGTTCTCCGAAACCCTGAGATTATGTCCTCTGCCTATGATTTTTCCATCTTTAACAATTACTGCACCAACAGGGACTTCGTCTTTAGAGTATGCTTTGAGAGCCTCTTTGTAAGCCTCATCAATGAATTTTTTTATTTCTTGTTCTGACATTCTGGACAGATACCATAAACTTCAATGGAGTGTCCTGTAATATCAAATCCATGGACTTCTATAAGTTCTTCTTTGAACTTGTCAAAGGGGCAGTTATCAATAATTACGATTTTTCCACATTTTTCACAGACAAGATAATTCTTTTTATCTGGGAGTGCAAAACGGGCTTTATCCTCATTCATCATATAGGATTTAACAACAAGGCCTTCTTTGGTTAACATTTCCAGATTTCTGTATACAGTGGAAAGGCTTACATCTATTCCCTGATTTTTCAATTCCATGAATATATGCTCAGCTGTGATAGGATACTCAGCCTTTTCTAAAACATTAAGTATTGCTTCCCTTTGTTTCGTCTTTCTGTAGCCCTTGGGAATATTTAATTTAGCCATACATACCCTCAAAATTTAATTTAAATATTTTACCATCACCAATTATAAAAATATAATCACTACAGATTTTTGCAAATGATTTGCATTTGAAATTTTATTATGTTTTAATAAATGCAAATTATTCGCATTTGCATAAGGAGGTAAAAAAATGGCAGTAAAAACCACTATCTTTGGTTATCCAAAAATTGGGGCTAACAGAGAATTAAAAAAGGCAGTTGAAAGCTACTGGAAAGGTGAAATCTCAAAGGAAGAAATGCTTAAAAGGGCAGAAGAAGTCGATATTGAAAGAATGAAAAAAGTAATAGATGCAAATTTGGATTACATTCCATCTAACGATTTTTCTCTTTATGATTTTGTATTAGATATCTCAACAATGATTAATGCAATTCCACAAAGATTTCAAAATATTGAAGATAGCCTTGATAGATACTTTGCAATGGCAAGGGGAACAAAAGATGCTATTGCCTGTGAAATGACCAAATGGTTTGACACAAACTACCACTACATTGTTCCAGAATTAACTGGTGGATTTAAATTAGTAAAAAATAGACCTTTAACTTCTTACAAATGGGCAAAAGAAAAATTTGGAGTAGAAACAAAACCTGTTTTAGTTGGAGCATTTACATACCTAATGCTTTCTAAAGTTTATGAAAGACAGGAAGGCTCTCTTTTAATGAAAATGGTAAAAGCAGATGAAAGTGAAAAGTTCAAACCACTACTACTTGAAATTGCATCTGTTTACAACCAGATGTTAAAAGAATTACAACAGGAAGGCGTAAAAGCAGTTCAGTTTGACGAACCAGCACTTGTTTTAGATTTAGATGATGAAAAAATAGATGCATTAATTGAGGCTTACAAAGTAATTACCGATGGAATAAATAATATTGAAATCTTTGTTCATACATACTACGAAAGCTTAGACCACTTTGAAAGAATTACAAATGAGCTTCCTGTTGCAGGAATAGGACTTGATTTTGTTGTAAATAATGAGAATCTTGAAAACCTCAAAAAGTATGGATTTCCAAAAGATAAAAAACTACAGGCTGGAATAATCTCAGGTAGAGACCCCTGGAAAACGGATTATAAAGAAGTTTTATCTTTAATAGACGAAATTAAAAATTATGTAGATGAAGATAGAATTGTTTTATCAAATGCAGCACCACTTTTCCATCTTCCAGTATCTTTAGAGCCAGAAAAGGGACATTTAGATGATAGATTAGTTGGTCTTTTATCTTTCGCAAATGAAAGATTAGATGAGATCAAAACATTAAAAGAAATAATCAATGAAGGGAAAGAAGTTCCTTCTCAGTCCTTACAGGCTCTTAGAGATGAGTTTAAAAACGAAGAAGTTAGAAAAGCTATAGAAGGAATTGACCAGCAAGAAATAAAAAGACCTCACGACTTTAAAGAAAGATACAAAAAACAGATTGAAATGCTTGGTCTTCCAAGATTTCCAACAACCACAATAGGAAGTTTCCCCCAAACAAAAGAAGTTCGTCAGATGAGAGCTAAATTCAGAAGGGGAGAAATTTCAGTTGAAGAATATGAGAACTTTATAAAAGAGCAAATCAAAAAGGCCGTAGAAATTCAGGAA carries:
- a CDS encoding carbon-nitrogen hydrolase, yielding MKVNIGLIQMSCTDDINENFEKAICYIKEAAKSGANLVVTQELFKSKYFCQVEDWDFFKLAEEINSQSDTIKRLSQVAKDNDIVIVASLFEKRDKGLYHNTAVVIDADGSFLGKYRKMHIPDDPHFYEKFYFTPGDLGYKVFQTKYCNVGTLICWDQWFPEAARLTAMQGADIIVYPTAIGWLPEEKEEYGESQYNAWETVQKGHAVANGCYVAAVNRVGFEQSPDGNSGIEFWGQSFIANPYGQIIKKASTDKEEILICEIDTDILDEHRTVWPFFRDRRIDSYQDITKRWLRD
- a CDS encoding ribonuclease Z — its product is MKGKIVLLGTSSAMPTVDRNNSGIYMKYKGEGFLFDCGEGTQRQIMKAGLSIYQVDKIFISHLHTDHTLGLPGLLETLDMHDKPRVDIYSIHGLQKVLGCVLNGVIYAPDIDINIHEFEPQDEIFTIFENKEYTVKSIGLNHVVDCIGFSFEEKPKRKFIKEKIEELNLTDRDFIQLKNEGKIIRDGQVITKEEITYEEKGFKFTYIPDTYKTDNIIKLAKGSDILVIEATYIDEEDKAREYGHLTLEYILEIYPQLECKQIILTHFSRRYKDMKPYIKKIQEKGYQNILIGKDFMEIKF
- a CDS encoding NTPase is translated as MKILITGKPGIGKTTVIKKLTSYLKDKAVGFYTEEIRDKTGHRKGFVIKTLDGKEGILALKGLASRYKVGKYGVNIKEFESIAIPVLEKALKENKIILIDEIGKMELFSPKFAQLIKQLFEDKNKTIIATIPIKNVHPVIRWIKSLPDAQIIEIDYTNRNYIPEKILESINER
- a CDS encoding agmatine deiminase family protein gives rise to the protein MEKYRVPAEWERHYGTITTYPQAYETFFDRLENAKNTFVQMIKLIAEGEKVFINVNDENTREELENKLKKADANQKNIQIFINPTNDAWCRDYCPIFVKNSQIKALKFRFNAWGNKYPYQLDDKAGRKITEFLRIDRIDIDMVLEGGSIDINGKGCLITTESCLLNPNRNPDMSKEEIEKALKKYLGVEKILWLGEGIVGDDTDGHVDDITRFVKEDTILTAIERDKSDPNYEPLMENFNRLKSFTDTSGKPFRIITLPMPDPVYYRYPHKDEEERLPASYANFYITNKYVIVPVYNCKQDEVALDIIQKIFPDRKVVGLYAYDIVVGLGAFHCLTMQVPA
- a CDS encoding SH3 domain-containing protein; its protein translation is MKKILLILFIITVALIDAYLAKELLLDPISRQFAHYKNQPKIVPEKKIQPQQDIIKEIIKKAEKENTLTKKTSENTPKSAKKTTVSTKNSSDLLLIAQEFTRMREKPDIKSKVIAIVRKGAIVRVIDQKGRYWKKIIYKSGGDIYEGWVDGRFFKPKESQ
- a CDS encoding nucleoside deaminase, which gives rise to MSEQEIKKFIDEAYKEALKAYSKDEVPVGAVIVKDGKIIGRGHNLRVSENNALLHAEIVAIQDACKNINNWRLDGATLIVTNEPCVMCTGAIMQARISEVIFCSLNQKMGAILSNFRILDYNNITFKVEYKYIFDERCSKILTDYFKHKRGEKVEKDTSYTIYNHCSLD
- a CDS encoding transcriptional repressor, whose amino-acid sequence is MAKLNIPKGYRKTKQREAILNVLEKAEYPITAEHIFMELKNQGIDVSLSTVYRNLEMLTKEGLVVKSYMMNEDKARFALPDKKNYLVCEKCGKIVIIDNCPFDKFKEELIEVHGFDITGHSIEVYGICPECQNKK
- the metE gene encoding 5-methyltetrahydropteroyltriglutamate--homocysteine S-methyltransferase; translated protein: MAVKTTIFGYPKIGANRELKKAVESYWKGEISKEEMLKRAEEVDIERMKKVIDANLDYIPSNDFSLYDFVLDISTMINAIPQRFQNIEDSLDRYFAMARGTKDAIACEMTKWFDTNYHYIVPELTGGFKLVKNRPLTSYKWAKEKFGVETKPVLVGAFTYLMLSKVYERQEGSLLMKMVKADESEKFKPLLLEIASVYNQMLKELQQEGVKAVQFDEPALVLDLDDEKIDALIEAYKVITDGINNIEIFVHTYYESLDHFERITNELPVAGIGLDFVVNNENLENLKKYGFPKDKKLQAGIISGRDPWKTDYKEVLSLIDEIKNYVDEDRIVLSNAAPLFHLPVSLEPEKGHLDDRLVGLLSFANERLDEIKTLKEIINEGKEVPSQSLQALRDEFKNEEVRKAIEGIDQQEIKRPHDFKERYKKQIEMLGLPRFPTTTIGSFPQTKEVRQMRAKFRRGEISVEEYENFIKEQIKKAVEIQEELGLDVFVHGEFERTDMVEFFGEKMDGFAFTKNGWVQSYGSRCVRPPIIYGDVSRPSPMTVKEIIYAQSLTDKPVKGMLTGAVTILNWSFYRKDIPKKEIAYQIALALRDEVLDLEKAGIKVIQIDEPAFREGLPLKKRKQEEYLKWAVKAFRLTNNTVQETTQIHTHMCYSEFNEIIEWIYAMDADVISIEASRSKGEIIEAFERFNYDHGIGVGVYDIHSPRIPPIEEMLEIAERTVQVIDKNLIWINPDCGLKTRQWEEVIPALKNMVETAKILRAKYGDKYEW